GGTTATCACAAATCGATAGTCTGGTGACGATCGCGAAGAGGTCACACCCGTTCCCATGCCGAACACGGAAGTTAAGCTCTTCAGCGCCAATGGTAATTGGGGGCTTCCCCCTGTGAGAGTAGGACGTCGCCGGGCAACACAGAGTAGTCGAGAGACTGCTCTTTTTTGTTGTATAAATAACCATTTTGCTTTCGAAGTGTCTTATGAAGTGTTCATGAGGACATTTAAATCGATTTTTCACGCAGAAAGGGTCTTATGAAGTGTTCATGAGGACATTTAAATCGATTTTTCACGCAGAAAGGGTCTTATGAAGTGTTCATGAGGACATTTAAATCGATTTTTCAAGCAGAAACGGTCTTATAAAGCGTTCATGAGGACATTTAAATCGATTTTTCACGCAGAAAGGGTTTTATGAAGTGTTCATGAGGACATTAAAATCGATTTTTCACGCAGAAAGGGTCTTATGAAGCATTCATGAGGACATTTAAAATCGATTTTTCACGCAGAAACGGTCTTATGAAACGTTTTCTATAGTGATCTAAATTTGAGGAGTAGACAGCAGCTAAGACATCAGCTTACTATTACAAGCTGTATGGTTTCACGGTATAGATCGGTTCGTGTTATATTATTTTTAGATGGAGGCGATGGTATTGGATAATTTCCGTTTTGATTCAAAAGCTGTACATTTTCATAAACGACTTAAATCAGAAGCAACGAGTAAAGCACAACCGATTTATCAAACCTCAGCTTTCAAGTTTAAAAACCTTGAGGAGCTTGAGGGATTTTTTGAAGGTAAATCACCATTTATGTACTCAAGAGTGAATAATCCGAACACAGATGACTTGGGGAGAGGCGTAGCCCAGCTAGAGGGAGCACCAAATGGGATCGCGACTTCCTCGGGGATTTCAGCAATTTTAGCAGGAATCCTTTCTGTGGCTGAACAAGGGTCGCATATCGTCGCATGTGAAGATCTATACGGCGGTACATATCAGTTACTCGCTAAAGAATTACCGTCCTTAGGGATTGATGTGTCATTCACTTCTTTTGAAAACGAAGAGAGCATCCGCTCAGCTATGAAGGACAATACGGTTCTACTTTATTCCGAAACGATTACAAATCCATTTTTACGAGTAGAGAATGTAGATCTAATCGTGAAAATTGCAGAAGAAACAGGCGTACGAACGATGATTGACAACACGTTTGCAACACCTTATCTACTCCAGCCATATTTAAAAGGGGTGAACCTTGTAGCGCATAGTGCAACGAAATACATTGGAGGGCATTCAGATATTTCGGCAGGTGTCCTTGTCGGTGAAGCTGCTCTTGTCGAAAAAGCACGGAGCAAAGTCACGAATTTCGGAAGCAATCTGAGTCCATTTGAAGCCTGGTTGACGTGCCGAGGACTAAAGACCTTAAGTCTTCGTATGGAGAGGCATGTGAGCAATGCTAAGAAGCTTGCAGGCTTTTTATCAGAGCACGAAGGTATTGAAAAAGTTTTTTATCCCTCGGACGCATCTGAAAAAGGGAATGGAGCGATTGTATCGATTGTTTTACGTGATGATATCAATCCTAATCAATTTACTGAGAATCTTGATTGGATCGGTGTAGTACCGACATTGGCAGGCGTGGAAACGACTGTATCGTATCCGATCGGGACTTCACATCGAGCTATCCCGACCTCGGACCAAGAGCGGTTAGGGATTACCAAACAATTGATTCGAATCTCAGTCGGGATTGAGGATTATCTGGATATCGAGGATGCATTCCGAAAGGCTTTATCCTAATAAGGCGGAAAGTGCTGTTGATTTTTGGCAGTACTTTCCTGTCTTAAAACAAAAAGATTAAAAAAATACTTGCAGTTGTTTGGTTAATATGGTATATTAGTTATTGTCCGGTTGAAAGGGACAACATGAAAATTGAGACGAAGACATCGTCATTATACTTTTATCGTCGCGGGGTGGAGCAGTCTGGTAGCTCGTCGGGCTCATAACCCGAAGGTCGTAGGTTCAAATCCTATCCCCGCAACCAATTAAAACTCACTACGTGGAATTCACGTTTGGAACATACATATTTGGACCCGTGGTGTAGGGGTTAACATGCCTGCCTGTCACGCAGGAGATCGCCGGTTCGAATCCGGTCGGGTCCGCCATCAACATGAAACAACGGTTTCGTGTTTTTTTTATGCCTAAAAACAGAAACCTCCACTGTTTTGTCGTTTTAAAAGGTTCGCAGAAGAAGTCTAATTTTTGCAAATAACCATTGAATTCAGCAATAATCATCCTCTTCATCAAAAGGAATCCACCATCTTTTTTCTCAAAGGCTCTGTTAAAGGACTTTGTTGATTTTAAGCGAAATTAGCTACACTCTTGCGGGAAAAAGGCGAGACCCACAGCGAGGAGGCTTGCGGAAAGGGAGTGAATTTAGCAGAGATCAAAATAAAAACCAACAGAGCCCCTTCCCGAATAAAACATCTCCATAGAAAATGAGCTAAGATCCTAACAAGGGTCTTTTTGAAAGATAATAAAGTACAAAATTTGGTCTACCACAGTCTTAGGAATGTTTTAGTGTTTTGTAGATAATTTCGAATTTTTGTAGACATTTTTGTAGGTATTTACAAATTTTTGTATTTATCATCTTTTTTTTGTAGATAAATCAGAATTTCATATAAGTTTACCTATCATTTCCCCTTATTTACAGGTAACCTTAGTCCTTTTATGAATAAATAACATCCAATAATCCCTTAATTAATCTGTTTTTCTTCCATAATCGGATGAAAACATCAATTTTTGGAGATTCCATCGCATCATGGACAGCTCTTATTAAGATTAGGGTTTACCACGGTGCCAGGTACACTTTCAAAAGTGTTGGGACAGAAGGTGTTTACAACGGTGCCAGGCACCGTTTTCTAATTCTAATAGTCAAATGGGATTAAAACGAAATTCTCGATTCCGGACTTTTCTCTCAAAAGATCCAATCGATTTTGGTTCCCTGGTACTGTTTTCTTTTACCCTGTATTTTACCTTGAATGTGGAAACGATTCCCTTCATATCGCGCGTTGTTTTATCTTTAAAGCGCTTCCAATAAAAAAATTTTTAACTCCCAAAAAGCCCATGGTTAATATGATGTAAGCGTTTACTAAATAACTGATTAATCTAAATTATCAAAAAATAAGGTTGACCTCTCGAAAACATCGG
The Alkalihalobacillus sp. TS-13 genome window above contains:
- a CDS encoding PLP-dependent aspartate aminotransferase family protein; protein product: MDNFRFDSKAVHFHKRLKSEATSKAQPIYQTSAFKFKNLEELEGFFEGKSPFMYSRVNNPNTDDLGRGVAQLEGAPNGIATSSGISAILAGILSVAEQGSHIVACEDLYGGTYQLLAKELPSLGIDVSFTSFENEESIRSAMKDNTVLLYSETITNPFLRVENVDLIVKIAEETGVRTMIDNTFATPYLLQPYLKGVNLVAHSATKYIGGHSDISAGVLVGEAALVEKARSKVTNFGSNLSPFEAWLTCRGLKTLSLRMERHVSNAKKLAGFLSEHEGIEKVFYPSDASEKGNGAIVSIVLRDDINPNQFTENLDWIGVVPTLAGVETTVSYPIGTSHRAIPTSDQERLGITKQLIRISVGIEDYLDIEDAFRKALS